Proteins encoded within one genomic window of Cygnus atratus isolate AKBS03 ecotype Queensland, Australia unplaced genomic scaffold, CAtr_DNAZoo_HiC_assembly HiC_scaffold_72, whole genome shotgun sequence:
- the LOC118261360 gene encoding small nuclear ribonucleoprotein E-like yields MASRGQGQKVQKVMVQPINLIFRYLQKRSRIQVWLYEQVNMRIEGCIIGFDEYMNLVLADAEEIHSKIKSRKQLGRTM; encoded by the exons ATGGCGTCCCGCGGGCAGGGCCAGAAGGTGCAGAAGGTGATGGTGCAGCCCATC AACCTCATCTTCCGCTACCTGCAGAAG aggTCGAGGATCCAGGTGTGGCTTTACGAGCAAGTGAACATGCGGATAGAAGGCTGCATCATC GGCTTTGACGAGTACATGAATTTGGTGCTGGCCGACGCAGAGGAGATTCACTCCAAGATAAAATCAAGGAAACAGCTGG gccGGACCATGTGA